The following proteins come from a genomic window of Pseudoalteromonas aliena SW19:
- the rnpA gene encoding ribonuclease P protein component, giving the protein MEDFSFGRELRLLTPSHYSRIFNEPARAATPFFTLLAKPNDQDKPRLGLTVAKKRVKKACQRNRIKRLARESFRLNQHSIDNIDIVLMVKNGIDDQSNEELTKQLTKLWRKINERCKPGAPKPPPFKKRPNKSAKSNKQA; this is encoded by the coding sequence GTGGAAGACTTTAGCTTTGGCAGGGAGTTACGTCTGTTAACTCCCTCGCATTACTCTCGCATATTTAATGAACCCGCTCGGGCTGCAACTCCTTTCTTTACTCTATTAGCTAAACCGAATGACCAAGATAAACCTAGGTTAGGTCTTACTGTTGCTAAAAAACGTGTAAAAAAGGCATGCCAACGAAACCGTATTAAACGTCTCGCTCGCGAAAGTTTTCGTTTAAATCAACACAGCATCGATAATATTGATATTGTGCTTATGGTCAAAAATGGTATTGACGATCAGTCTAATGAAGAATTAACCAAGCAACTTACTAAATTATGGCGAAAAATTAACGAACGCTGTAAACCAGGTGCACCTAAACCGCCACCTTTTAAGAAACGCCCTAACAAATCAGCTAAATCTAATAAACAAGCCTAA
- the yidD gene encoding membrane protein insertion efficiency factor YidD, translated as MRLLKPLVALPTFCLVLFIRGYQKWISPLLGPHCRFNPTCSSYAIQAIKLHGSVKGSWLALKRILKCHPLHSGGDDPVPEKYINHQHEK; from the coding sequence ATGAGGTTACTTAAACCACTTGTTGCTTTACCAACTTTTTGTTTAGTGTTATTTATCCGCGGTTATCAAAAGTGGATTAGCCCGCTGTTAGGTCCGCATTGTCGTTTTAATCCAACCTGTTCTAGTTACGCTATTCAAGCAATTAAATTGCATGGATCGGTAAAAGGGAGTTGGTTAGCTTTGAAGCGCATATTAAAATGCCATCCTTTACATTCAGGCGGAGATGACCCCGTCCCTGAAAAATATATTAACCACCAACACGAGAAATAA
- the yidC gene encoding membrane protein insertase YidC — MESQRTFLLIGLMLVSFLLFQEWDNDYNKPKVDPSATTQTLKANSPESDDYIPSSSDSELPTSATLAKRSVIEITTDVFKVKIDTKGGDIVETDLLQYEDTKGSNTPYMLLGEFDGNQYFSQSGLIGLNGPDASANGRPTYSTEQKSYTLTGDELRVPLQFTDSNGVNFTKTYVFKKGQYDVGLEYKINNTTSAPLQVQLYTQIKRTVQEKGSMVDQNYLGAAYGTDEEKYEKYSFSDMADKNLNKNTQGGYVAFIQHYFVSAWVPMQDQSNTLYSLITKSNAAIIGAKDEAVNIQAGSEQTLTAIYYMGPKESDILEAIHPDLDLTVDYGWLFFISQPLFVLLKWLHSILGNWGVAIIAITIIVKSLMYPLTKAQYTSMAKMRALQPKMAALKEKFGDDRQKFGQATMEMYKKEKVNPMGGCFPILLQMPIFLALFYVFLESTELRHAEFIFWLTDLSAKDPYYVLPILFGLSMFVTQKLQPMTVTDPMQQKMMTFMPVIFSVFFLWFPSGLVLYWLVSNLISIVQMLIIYRGMEKKGIKVRG; from the coding sequence ATGGAATCGCAACGCACGTTTTTATTAATTGGCCTAATGCTAGTGTCGTTTTTATTGTTCCAAGAATGGGACAATGATTACAACAAGCCTAAAGTCGATCCAAGTGCCACAACACAAACACTAAAAGCAAATTCACCAGAGTCAGATGATTATATTCCTTCATCATCAGATTCAGAATTACCTACTTCAGCAACTTTAGCTAAACGTTCAGTTATTGAAATTACAACTGACGTTTTTAAAGTTAAAATTGACACCAAAGGCGGTGACATTGTTGAAACAGACCTTCTTCAATACGAAGATACCAAAGGAAGTAACACGCCTTATATGTTGCTTGGTGAGTTTGATGGTAATCAATACTTTTCACAAAGTGGCTTAATTGGTTTGAATGGCCCTGACGCATCAGCGAATGGCCGCCCTACTTACAGTACCGAACAAAAATCATATACCTTAACAGGTGATGAGCTTCGTGTTCCACTTCAGTTTACTGATAGTAATGGTGTTAACTTTACTAAAACCTATGTATTCAAAAAAGGTCAATACGATGTTGGTCTAGAATATAAAATTAACAACACCACCAGCGCACCGCTTCAAGTACAGCTATACACTCAAATTAAGCGCACAGTACAAGAAAAAGGCAGCATGGTTGATCAAAACTATTTAGGCGCTGCATACGGTACTGATGAAGAAAAATACGAAAAGTATAGCTTTTCAGATATGGCTGATAAAAACCTAAACAAAAACACCCAAGGTGGTTATGTTGCGTTTATCCAGCATTACTTTGTAAGTGCTTGGGTGCCAATGCAGGATCAATCAAATACACTTTATAGTTTAATTACAAAAAGTAATGCCGCTATTATTGGTGCTAAAGATGAAGCTGTTAATATTCAAGCAGGTAGTGAGCAAACACTAACTGCTATTTATTATATGGGTCCGAAAGAATCAGATATTCTTGAAGCGATTCACCCAGACCTAGATTTAACTGTAGATTACGGTTGGTTATTTTTTATCTCGCAGCCTTTATTTGTATTGCTAAAATGGTTACACAGCATTTTGGGTAACTGGGGTGTAGCTATTATTGCCATCACTATTATCGTTAAATCGTTAATGTATCCACTTACCAAAGCGCAATATACTTCGATGGCAAAAATGCGTGCCCTACAGCCTAAAATGGCAGCCCTTAAAGAAAAGTTTGGTGATGACCGTCAAAAGTTCGGCCAAGCAACTATGGAAATGTACAAAAAAGAAAAAGTGAACCCTATGGGTGGCTGTTTCCCTATTTTGCTACAAATGCCAATTTTCTTAGCCTTGTTCTACGTATTCTTAGAGTCTACTGAACTTCGCCATGCTGAATTTATTTTTTGGTTAACAGATCTTTCTGCGAAAGACCCATACTACGTACTACCCATCTTATTTGGTTTGAGTATGTTTGTGACGCAAAAACTACAACCTATGACGGTGACAGATCCAATGCAGCAAAAAATGATGACCTTTATGCCGGTTATCTTCTCTGTATTTTTCTTATGGTTCCCATCGGGTTTGGTTCTTTACTGGTTAGTGTCTAACCTTATTTCTATCGTCCAGATGTTAATTATCTACCGTGGCATGGAAAAGAAAGGAATTAAAGTAAGAGGCTAA
- the mnmE gene encoding tRNA uridine-5-carboxymethylaminomethyl(34) synthesis GTPase MnmE: MINQDTIAAQATAPGRGGVGIIRVSGSLAKSVAEKVVGKIPKVRYADYVPFKSLTGKQLDQGIAIYFAGPNSFTGEDVLELQGHGGPVVLDMLLKEISKIDGVRLAKPGEFSERAFMNDKLDLTQAEAIADLINATSEQAAKSALQSLQGEFSKHIETLVEKVIHLRMYVEAAIDFPDEEIDFLSDGKVSGDLDAIINQLNTVTNQAKQGSIMREGMRVVIAGRPNAGKSSLLNALAGREAAIVTEIAGTTRDVLREHIHIDGMPLHIIDTAGLRESPDRVEQIGIERAWDEINQADRVLFMLDGTDTIDTDPHKIWPEFMAKLPEGMGVTVIRNKADLSGDIVGMEQEQQYPVISLSAKNADGIELVREHLKACIGFQGATEGGFMARRRHLDALESAAYHLDTGKTQLEMHIAGEILAEELRLTQQYLNEITGEFTSDDLLGKIFSSFCIGK; encoded by the coding sequence ATGATCAATCAAGATACAATTGCAGCACAAGCAACTGCCCCCGGACGTGGTGGTGTTGGTATTATTCGCGTTTCAGGTAGCCTTGCTAAAAGTGTTGCCGAAAAAGTGGTAGGTAAAATACCTAAAGTTCGCTACGCCGATTATGTGCCATTTAAAAGCCTTACTGGCAAACAGCTTGATCAAGGTATTGCCATTTACTTTGCAGGCCCTAACTCATTTACTGGCGAAGACGTACTTGAGTTACAAGGCCACGGCGGTCCTGTAGTACTGGATATGTTACTTAAAGAAATTAGTAAAATAGACGGCGTTCGTTTAGCAAAGCCAGGTGAGTTTTCTGAGCGTGCATTTATGAACGACAAGCTTGATTTAACACAAGCAGAAGCTATCGCCGACTTAATTAATGCTACAAGTGAGCAAGCCGCTAAAAGCGCCCTACAGTCGCTGCAAGGTGAATTTTCTAAGCACATAGAAACACTGGTAGAAAAAGTAATTCACTTACGTATGTACGTAGAAGCGGCAATTGATTTTCCTGATGAAGAAATTGATTTTTTATCTGACGGTAAAGTATCTGGTGATTTAGATGCCATTATAAATCAGCTCAATACCGTAACCAATCAAGCTAAACAAGGCAGCATCATGCGCGAAGGTATGCGTGTTGTAATTGCAGGTCGCCCTAATGCGGGTAAATCAAGCCTACTCAATGCCCTAGCTGGTCGTGAAGCCGCAATCGTAACAGAAATAGCCGGTACCACTCGCGACGTACTACGAGAGCATATACATATAGATGGTATGCCACTGCATATTATAGATACCGCAGGCCTACGCGAAAGCCCCGATCGCGTAGAGCAAATAGGTATTGAACGTGCTTGGGATGAAATAAACCAAGCCGATCGGGTTTTATTTATGCTTGATGGCACAGATACGATAGATACTGACCCACACAAAATTTGGCCTGAATTTATGGCAAAATTACCAGAAGGTATGGGCGTTACGGTCATCAGAAATAAAGCTGATTTGTCGGGCGATATAGTCGGTATGGAGCAAGAGCAACAATACCCGGTCATCAGCTTAAGTGCCAAAAATGCTGACGGTATTGAACTCGTTCGCGAGCATTTAAAGGCCTGTATAGGTTTTCAGGGCGCGACTGAAGGTGGCTTTATGGCGCGCCGCCGTCATCTAGATGCACTAGAAAGTGCTGCGTATCATTTAGATACAGGTAAAACGCAATTAGAAATGCACATTGCCGGTGAAATACTGGCTGAAGAACTGCGTTTAACACAGCAGTATTTAAACGAAATTACAGGTGAATTTACCTCAGACGACCTACTTGGCAAAATATTTAGCTCGTTTTGTATTGGTAAATAA
- the mioC gene encoding FMN-binding protein MioC, with protein MSSVNLIVGSQMGSAEYVAEQLNDELNNRGITSQLHDQPEFNNIDQQNTIWLICTSTYGAGDYPENLISFVEDLTQVNDLSHLKYSVIALGDTSYDTYNLAGRNIDALLTQKGAMKVAERLELNILDEPLPEDTALAWIDSWIAQTGLK; from the coding sequence ATGAGTTCAGTAAATCTTATTGTTGGCAGCCAAATGGGATCAGCCGAGTATGTTGCAGAGCAATTAAACGATGAACTTAATAATCGAGGTATTACGAGTCAACTGCATGATCAACCTGAGTTTAATAATATTGATCAGCAAAATACTATTTGGCTAATCTGTACATCAACGTATGGTGCGGGTGATTACCCTGAAAACCTTATTAGTTTTGTGGAAGATCTGACACAAGTAAATGATTTATCTCATTTAAAATATTCAGTAATCGCTTTGGGCGACACCAGTTATGACACTTATAACCTTGCTGGACGTAATATAGATGCATTATTAACTCAAAAAGGGGCTATGAAAGTAGCAGAGCGTTTAGAGCTTAATATTCTTGATGAACCACTACCAGAAGATACTGCATTAGCATGGATAGACTCTTGGATAGCTCAAACAGGCTTAAAATAG
- the mnmG gene encoding tRNA uridine-5-carboxymethylaminomethyl(34) synthesis enzyme MnmG, with the protein MIFHENFDVIVVGGGHAGTEAALAAARMGMNTLLLTHNMDTLGQMSCNPAIGGIGKGHLVKEIDALGGAMAQAIDKGGIQFRTLNSSKGPAVRATRAQADRALYKAAIQTTLQNQDNLKIFQQSCDDLIVENDRVTGVVTQMGLRFSAPSVVLTVGTFLGGQIHIGLENYKGGRAGDPPSIALAERLREHPFRVDRLKTGTPPRIDARTVDFTKMEAQPGDTPTPVFSFMGKQSDHPQQIPCYITYTNEKTHDVIRKNLHRSPMYSGVIEGIGPRYCPSIEDKIVRFADKDKHQIFVEPEGLTSYELYPNGISTSLPFDVQLEIVQSITGFENAHICRPGYAIEYDYFDPRDLKQSLETKFIEGLFFAGQINGTTGYEEAGAQGLIAGMNAALKVQGKDSWTPRRDEAYVGVLIDDLATLGTKEPYRMFTSRAEYRLLLREDNADIRLTEKGRELGLVNDERWQAFNEKIEVIEKEKQRIKDTWIHKDHNVIDQVNALLKTPLTREASLEELLRRPEIRYNDLMAIDGLGSEFTNKAALEQVEIHTKYAGYIARQQDEINKQLRHEQTILPKEFDYKTVSGLSNEVVAKLVESRPDTIGQASRISGITPAAISLLLVYLKKQGLLRKSA; encoded by the coding sequence ATGATTTTTCACGAAAATTTTGACGTTATCGTAGTAGGTGGTGGACATGCTGGCACTGAAGCCGCATTAGCAGCTGCCCGAATGGGGATGAATACCCTGCTACTGACTCACAATATGGATACCCTTGGTCAAATGTCTTGTAATCCAGCAATTGGTGGGATAGGCAAAGGTCATTTGGTAAAAGAAATTGACGCGCTTGGTGGTGCAATGGCACAAGCTATTGACAAAGGCGGGATCCAATTTCGTACACTGAATTCTTCAAAAGGACCTGCTGTTCGTGCAACTCGAGCACAAGCAGATCGCGCTTTGTACAAAGCGGCAATTCAAACAACATTACAAAACCAAGATAACCTTAAAATTTTTCAACAATCATGTGATGATCTTATTGTTGAAAACGATCGTGTCACTGGCGTAGTAACTCAAATGGGTTTACGTTTTAGTGCACCGAGTGTGGTGCTAACCGTAGGTACTTTTTTAGGTGGCCAAATACACATAGGTTTAGAAAATTACAAAGGTGGCCGTGCTGGCGATCCTCCATCAATTGCATTGGCTGAACGTTTACGCGAGCATCCTTTTAGAGTGGATCGTTTAAAAACAGGTACACCGCCGCGTATTGATGCCCGTACTGTTGATTTTACAAAAATGGAAGCACAGCCTGGTGATACACCAACACCTGTATTTTCATTTATGGGTAAACAATCAGATCACCCACAACAAATACCGTGTTACATCACTTACACAAACGAAAAAACACATGATGTAATTCGTAAAAATTTACATCGTTCACCAATGTACTCAGGTGTTATTGAAGGGATTGGTCCGCGCTATTGCCCATCAATTGAAGATAAAATTGTTCGTTTTGCAGATAAAGACAAACATCAAATTTTTGTTGAGCCAGAAGGCTTAACCTCTTATGAGCTATACCCTAACGGTATTTCAACAAGTTTACCGTTTGACGTGCAATTAGAAATAGTGCAATCAATTACAGGTTTTGAAAACGCACATATTTGTCGTCCTGGTTACGCTATTGAATACGATTACTTTGATCCACGTGATTTAAAACAGTCTTTAGAAACTAAATTTATTGAAGGCTTATTTTTTGCGGGTCAAATTAACGGTACTACCGGCTATGAAGAAGCCGGTGCACAAGGTTTAATTGCAGGTATGAATGCGGCGCTAAAAGTGCAAGGTAAAGATTCTTGGACTCCACGCCGTGATGAAGCTTACGTGGGTGTTTTAATCGACGATTTGGCAACACTGGGTACGAAAGAACCGTACCGTATGTTTACAAGCCGTGCCGAATACCGTTTATTACTTCGTGAAGATAATGCTGATATTCGTTTAACTGAAAAAGGCCGTGAGCTAGGACTTGTTAATGACGAACGCTGGCAGGCTTTTAATGAAAAAATAGAAGTGATCGAAAAAGAGAAACAGCGTATTAAAGATACATGGATCCACAAAGATCATAATGTTATTGATCAAGTTAATGCATTACTAAAAACACCGCTTACTCGTGAAGCTAGTTTAGAAGAATTACTTCGCCGTCCTGAGATTCGCTATAACGATCTTATGGCTATTGATGGATTAGGATCTGAATTTACAAACAAAGCCGCACTTGAACAAGTTGAGATCCATACTAAGTACGCCGGTTACATTGCGCGTCAACAAGATGAGATCAATAAACAACTTCGTCATGAGCAAACAATTTTACCAAAAGAGTTTGATTATAAAACCGTATCTGGTTTATCAAATGAGGTAGTTGCAAAGCTTGTTGAGTCGCGTCCTGACACTATTGGTCAAGCATCGCGTATTTCTGGTATCACCCCAGCGGCGATTTCGCTATTATTAGTGTATCTGAAGAAGCAAGGCTTATTACGCAAATCTGCGTAA
- the rsmG gene encoding 16S rRNA (guanine(527)-N(7))-methyltransferase RsmG: MLQQQLTTLLAQTDIALTEKQQQQLVRYVELLNKWNKAYNLTSVRLPEEMMIKHIMDSLVVAPHLPGHHYIDVGTGPGLPGIVLAIALPDTHFVLLDSLGKRVRFLMHVKHELGLDNVTPVQSRVEEYQPSVKLDGVLSRAFASLQDMVDWCSHLIDHSGKFIALKGVFPSEELESLPAGVKFEQKIALEVPKLDAQRHLIILSKD; this comes from the coding sequence GTGTTACAGCAACAATTAACTACATTGTTAGCGCAAACTGATATTGCGCTAACAGAAAAACAACAGCAACAGCTAGTTCGTTACGTCGAGTTACTGAATAAGTGGAACAAAGCTTATAATTTAACCTCAGTACGCTTACCAGAAGAAATGATGATTAAGCATATTATGGATAGCTTAGTTGTTGCGCCTCATTTACCCGGTCATCATTATATTGATGTTGGAACAGGACCTGGTTTACCGGGTATCGTATTAGCGATTGCATTACCGGATACACATTTTGTGTTATTAGATAGCTTGGGCAAACGTGTACGATTTTTAATGCATGTTAAACATGAACTTGGACTCGATAACGTCACCCCTGTGCAGTCAAGAGTTGAAGAATATCAACCAAGTGTTAAATTAGATGGCGTACTCAGTCGTGCATTTGCTTCATTACAAGATATGGTTGACTGGTGTTCGCACTTAATTGATCATTCTGGTAAATTTATAGCCCTTAAGGGTGTATTCCCTAGCGAAGAGCTAGAGTCATTACCCGCTGGCGTTAAGTTTGAGCAAAAAATTGCATTAGAAGTACCTAAGTTAGATGCACAACGACATTTAATTATTCTTTCTAAAGACTAG
- a CDS encoding ParA family protein: MAKVIALANQKGGVGKTTTAVNLAASMAATKRKVLLIDLDPQGNATMGSGVDKYGDVPTIYDLLIEDKPIEDVIIKETSGEYHMIAANGDVTAAEVKLMELFAREVRLRNALEKIQDQYEFIFIDCPPSLNMLTVNAMAAADSILVPMQCEYYALEGLTALMDTITQLAKLVNPSLQIEGILRTMYDPRNRLANDVSEQLKQHFGDKVYRTVIPRNVRLAEAPSFGTPAMYYDRASSGAKAYLALAGEMLRRKEKTASVVA; the protein is encoded by the coding sequence GTGGCAAAAGTCATCGCATTAGCAAATCAAAAAGGTGGAGTGGGTAAAACTACAACCGCTGTTAATCTCGCTGCGTCCATGGCTGCAACGAAACGTAAAGTGCTGTTAATTGATCTCGATCCGCAAGGTAATGCGACTATGGGTAGTGGCGTGGATAAGTATGGCGATGTGCCAACTATTTACGATTTGCTAATTGAAGATAAACCTATAGAAGACGTAATCATCAAAGAAACGTCGGGCGAATATCATATGATTGCTGCAAATGGTGACGTAACCGCTGCAGAAGTTAAGCTTATGGAATTATTTGCTCGTGAAGTGCGTTTGCGTAACGCGCTTGAAAAAATTCAGGATCAGTACGAATTTATTTTTATCGACTGTCCCCCTTCTCTAAATATGCTAACGGTTAACGCCATGGCAGCAGCCGATTCTATTTTAGTACCGATGCAGTGTGAGTATTATGCGCTCGAAGGACTAACAGCATTAATGGATACGATTACGCAACTTGCTAAGTTAGTGAATCCTAGCTTACAAATTGAAGGCATACTTCGTACTATGTATGATCCACGCAATCGTTTAGCAAATGATGTATCAGAACAATTAAAACAACATTTTGGCGATAAAGTATATCGCACGGTGATCCCACGTAATGTTCGCTTAGCGGAAGCCCCAAGTTTTGGTACTCCTGCTATGTATTATGACCGGGCATCAAGTGGCGCTAAAGCCTATTTAGCACTTGCTGGTGAAATGCTGCGCAGAAAAGAAAAAACAGCGTCAGTTGTCGCCTAA
- a CDS encoding ParB/RepB/Spo0J family partition protein → MSAKKRGLGRGLDALLSSSKPAPIESKEQDTSNVTEAVQNAAGPNNSELQKLPIEFLHSGKYQPRKDMSEEALEELASSIRSQGIIQPIVVRPVAHNSFEIIAGERRWRAAQIAKLETVPCIIKDVPDEAAVAIALIENIQREDLNAMEEAVALNRLLNEFELTHQQVADAVGKSRTTVTNLLRLNNLNGDVKILLEHGDIEMGHARCLLALEGEAQSDAARLAVAKALTVRETEKLVRSILEPIPAKEVIEKDPDVKQLEQQLAENLGAKVEINYNKKGKGKLVISYTNLDELDGILNRINHDNTHH, encoded by the coding sequence ATGTCTGCTAAAAAACGAGGTTTAGGCCGAGGACTCGACGCACTTTTAAGTTCGTCAAAGCCTGCACCAATCGAAAGCAAGGAACAAGACACATCAAATGTGACCGAAGCTGTGCAAAATGCAGCTGGACCTAATAACAGTGAATTACAAAAACTCCCTATTGAGTTTTTACACTCAGGTAAATATCAACCTCGTAAAGACATGTCTGAAGAAGCGTTAGAAGAGCTTGCTAGTTCTATTCGCTCACAAGGGATAATTCAACCAATAGTTGTACGCCCTGTTGCCCACAATAGTTTTGAAATCATAGCGGGTGAGCGTCGTTGGCGCGCAGCGCAAATAGCAAAGCTTGAAACGGTACCTTGTATTATTAAAGATGTACCAGATGAAGCAGCCGTTGCTATTGCACTGATAGAAAATATTCAGCGTGAAGACTTAAATGCAATGGAAGAAGCAGTTGCGTTAAATCGCCTACTTAATGAATTTGAATTAACACATCAGCAAGTAGCTGATGCCGTTGGTAAATCACGCACCACAGTCACTAATTTATTACGCTTAAATAATTTAAACGGTGATGTGAAAATTTTGTTAGAGCATGGTGATATCGAAATGGGTCATGCGCGTTGCTTATTAGCCCTTGAAGGTGAAGCACAATCCGATGCTGCTCGTTTAGCTGTAGCTAAAGCGCTCACTGTTCGTGAAACAGAAAAGCTAGTACGCTCAATTTTAGAGCCGATACCAGCCAAAGAAGTCATTGAAAAAGATCCAGATGTTAAGCAGTTAGAGCAACAACTCGCTGAAAACCTTGGTGCCAAAGTAGAAATTAACTACAACAAAAAAGGCAAAGGTAAACTGGTTATTTCATATACAAATTTAGATGAGTTAGACGGCATTTTAAACCGTATCAATCACGACAATACCCACCATTAA
- a CDS encoding ATP synthase subunit I: MTNKLASPYRLAALKLICLQGVVALIAAVIIFFSSGVNAALSSLAGGAVAVLPHFVFALYAFRYMGASRADQAYASLKRGNGLKFMLTIVLFALVLKHFPVILLPFFSSYVLALFTGLFAPVFFKH, from the coding sequence GTGACTAATAAGTTAGCAAGTCCATATCGACTTGCCGCATTAAAGTTAATTTGTCTTCAGGGAGTTGTAGCATTAATTGCTGCTGTAATTATTTTTTTTAGTTCGGGAGTCAATGCCGCACTTTCATCACTCGCTGGTGGCGCTGTAGCAGTACTTCCACATTTTGTATTTGCGCTCTATGCATTCAGATATATGGGAGCAAGTAGAGCAGATCAAGCGTATGCTTCGTTAAAACGCGGCAACGGATTAAAATTTATGCTAACAATCGTATTGTTTGCGCTAGTACTAAAGCATTTTCCGGTGATTTTATTACCTTTTTTTAGTAGTTATGTACTGGCGTTATTTACTGGATTGTTTGCACCCGTTTTTTTTAAACATTAA
- the atpB gene encoding F0F1 ATP synthase subunit A — MAAEEVTLSGHIQHHLTNAKMCSTDTGLAFNKACTDSGFWTWHIDTLAWSIGLGLIFLWIFRSAAKKSTLGVPGKFQCFIEMVVEFVGDNVRDTFHGKSKLIAPLALTIFVWIFLMNLMDLIPVDFLPALAGFVGETAFGMDSHDVYMKVVPTTDINLTAALALGVFILMIGYSIKIKGIGGFIKELTLHPFSSNNMALQILLIPFNLLLELIALVSKPFSLALRLFGNLYAGELIFILIGAIGFMQLPLHFVWAVFHILVIVLQAFVFMMLTIVYLSMASSDNH, encoded by the coding sequence ATGGCAGCAGAAGAAGTTACTCTATCTGGCCATATCCAGCACCATTTGACCAATGCTAAGATGTGCTCGACCGATACAGGTCTCGCCTTCAATAAAGCATGTACGGACAGTGGATTCTGGACATGGCATATAGATACCCTCGCGTGGTCAATCGGTTTAGGTCTTATATTTTTATGGATCTTCCGTAGTGCCGCTAAAAAATCAACACTAGGTGTACCTGGAAAATTTCAATGTTTTATTGAAATGGTCGTAGAGTTTGTTGGCGACAACGTACGCGATACTTTCCATGGTAAAAGCAAGCTTATTGCACCATTAGCATTAACGATATTTGTTTGGATATTTTTAATGAACTTGATGGATTTAATCCCAGTTGATTTCTTACCTGCACTTGCTGGCTTTGTTGGTGAGACTGCATTTGGTATGGATTCACATGACGTGTACATGAAAGTTGTACCTACTACAGATATCAATTTGACTGCAGCGCTAGCGCTAGGTGTATTTATTTTAATGATTGGTTACTCTATTAAAATAAAAGGCATTGGCGGGTTTATTAAAGAGTTAACGCTTCACCCGTTTAGCTCAAATAATATGGCACTACAAATCCTTTTAATCCCATTTAACTTATTACTTGAACTGATTGCGCTGGTTTCTAAACCGTTTTCATTAGCGCTACGTTTGTTTGGTAACTTATATGCGGGTGAATTGATTTTCATATTGATCGGCGCTATCGGATTTATGCAATTACCATTGCATTTTGTTTGGGCTGTATTCCATATCTTAGTCATTGTATTGCAAGCATTCGTATTTATGATGCTAACAATCGTATACCTAAGCATGGCAAGCTCAGATAATCACTAA
- the atpE gene encoding F0F1 ATP synthase subunit C, whose translation MELVLGLKYIAVALLIGFGAIGTAIGFGNMGGKFLEACARQPELAPSLQVKMFILAGLIDAVAMIGVGIAMVLLFVL comes from the coding sequence ATGGAACTAGTATTAGGTCTTAAGTACATCGCAGTAGCTTTACTAATCGGTTTTGGTGCAATCGGCACAGCAATCGGTTTTGGTAACATGGGCGGTAAATTCCTTGAAGCATGTGCACGTCAACCTGAGCTTGCACCTTCGCTACAAGTTAAGATGTTTATTCTTGCTGGTCTAATCGATGCTGTAGCAATGATTGGTGTTGGTATCGCTATGGTATTGTTGTTCGTACTTTAA
- the atpF gene encoding F0F1 ATP synthase subunit B, whose product MNLNATLIGELIAFTVFVLFCMKYVWPPLNGAIEARQKKIEDGLAASDRAEKDLELAQKKAAEQLKDAKAQAADIIDQAKKRAVLIVDEETVRGQQERENIIAQGHSEVESERNRVTEELRKQVATLAVIGAERILEREINQAAHSDIVEKLVAEL is encoded by the coding sequence GTGAATTTAAACGCCACTCTTATCGGTGAATTGATTGCGTTTACGGTGTTCGTATTATTTTGTATGAAATACGTATGGCCACCACTAAACGGTGCAATTGAAGCTCGCCAGAAAAAAATCGAAGATGGTTTAGCTGCCTCTGATAGAGCCGAAAAAGACTTAGAACTTGCGCAAAAGAAAGCTGCTGAACAGCTTAAAGATGCAAAAGCTCAAGCGGCTGATATCATTGATCAAGCTAAAAAGCGTGCAGTGCTAATTGTTGACGAAGAAACAGTTCGTGGACAGCAAGAGCGTGAAAATATCATTGCTCAAGGGCACTCTGAAGTTGAGTCTGAGCGTAATCGTGTAACAGAAGAGCTACGTAAGCAAGTAGCAACTCTTGCAGTGATTGGCGCAGAACGTATTTTAGAGCGTGAAATTAATCAAGCCGCACATAGTGACATCGTTGAAAAACTTGTCGCTGAGCTGTAA